TCATGAGGAAGTATTTCTCGGCCGTGAGATCAACACAGCGCGCAATTTCTCAGAAAAAGTTGCGGAGGAGATCGATAGCGAGATTCACCGTCTAGTTACCTCGGGATACAAAAGAGCCATCACAATACTACGTGATAATCGCGATCAATTAGAGGCGCTGGCGGAGTCACTGCTGATCAAGGAGACTCTTGATCGCAGGCAAATCGATGATCTCATGACTGGGCACGCTGTTGTCACCGACGAGGAACGTAAGGCCTTTGAGGAGGCGCAAAAGAAGGCATCTGACAGTAAGAAACCTGTAGCTCGCGGCAGCAAAATAAGCGAGGGCAACGGCACTCAACTTGCCGAAGCGCCGACTATGTCTGCGCTGCCGCAGGGCACTTAACGGTGGCGGCTGCGGCGGCTGGGGCCGCTAGCCGCAAACCTCTCCTGATGGGCGTGGTCAATATCACGCCCGACTCCTTCTCGGATGGTGGCCGTAGCTTCGCTCCAGAAAAAGCTATGAGCCACATAGAGCGTCTGGTCAAAGAAGGTGCCGATATCGTCGATCTTGGTGCTGAATCTACACGTCCCGGTGCCACTGCCATTGACAAAAAAGAAGAGTGGTCTCGTCTTGAACCCGTCTTGAATCTTCTCTCTCGTGAGTCTCTCCCGGTCGCTCTTAGTATCGATACCCGCAAGCCAGAAATTATGATGCGAGCCGCTGATTACGGTGTCACTTGGTTTAATGATGTAGCTGGTCTTGCCGATATCAATGATTTAAGAAAACTCCTTAGATACTCAGGAATGCAATATATCGCGATGCACATGCCTATGACCCCTGACATTATGCACATGCACCCGCTCGGTCCACGGGCCGCACTAAGTGCCGTCGATAGCTTTTTCGCGGCGCGTTTAAGCACTGCTAGTGATGCAGGTTTCGACGCGGATTGTGTATGGCTCGATCCCGGAATCGGTTTCGGCAAGACCGACGCGGCCAATGCACAGCTCATGCAAAAGGTTGGAGATTGGTCCAATACGCATCAGGTCGCGGTCGGGGTCTCGCGCAAATCTCTGATCGGCCGAACCCTTGATATTACCACTCCTGAGGACCGCGACGCCCCGTCAAAGATGCTTGAGTTTGGTCTCATCATGCTTGGTGCAAGACTCGTGCGCACGCACCAAGTTGCTCCGTTGCGCCATTTGGTAAACCTCCTAACGGAGGCTCATCATGGTTGAAATTCTCGATCAGTTCGGGTTTTGGGCCGCCGTCGATATCGTCATTATTGCCTTTATCATCTATCACACCCTGCTCCTCATCAGAGGTACTAGGGCAGCCCAAATGCTCACGGGCATTCTCATCGTGGTGGCAACCTTTCTCCTATCCTCTATTGTGCCGCTAACCACGCTTAACTGGGTGATGAACAAGTTCTATTCGTCGTTCATTATCATCATCATCATATTGTTTCAGGACGACATAAGGCACGTTCTTAGCCGCATGGGCAAAAAGTCATTTATCCCCGGCTCAGACACTTTATCGTCGAGTCAGATCTTAGACGAAATTACGCGTGCTGCGGCAGCTCTCGCCAATAAGAGAATTGGTGCCCTTATCGTGCTCGAGAGAAATATCATCTTGTCGCGGTATGTTGAGGTGGGCACGCTCCTTGATGCGCGTGTCTCCAAGGAACTTCTACTCTCTATCTTCCATCCGTCGTCACCCATTCACGATGGTGCTGCCATTGTTCAGCGTGGGCGCATCTCAGCTGCTGGCTGTTTCTTGCCGCTTACGCGCGACGAAAATCTAGATCCTAACTGGGGTACCAGGCACCGGGCAGCAATAGGGATTTCGCAAGAAACCGACGCGATAGTCGTACTCGTATCTGAAGAGGGGGCCTCAATTTCCCTTGTGGTCGAGGGTAAGGTGTCGCGTAAGATGGAGCCTAAAGATCTCCGCAAGTCCCTTACTGATCTTCTTGCTGATGAACGCACCGGCGATGACCTAGACCAGGAGCCACGCAACGGTAGCGGTCTATTGAGATATTTTAAAGCCGGAGGACGCTACCGATGAAAACCGGCATTGTGAACTCCTTCCTCCGTAATTTTTGGTACAAAGTCTGGGCATTGCTGCTGGCATGCCTCTTTTGGTACATCGTCCAGGGCGAGGAGATCCTTGAGATCAATAGGCGCATTGTCGTTAACCTGAAAGTTCCCGACAACTACCTGATCACCGGCCCGGACACCTTGATTCTCGATGCGACTCTACGTGGATCGCGCGTCCTTCTCGGCGACTTCTCAACCCGACCACTCGAAGCGACCATCCGCATTCAAGAGGGCAAAACTGGTCAAATCCGTTACCGTATCGATCGCGAACACATAAAAAACTGGGACAATCGCATCAAGCTCACCGTACATGAGCCCTACATCACGATCAATGTGGATGAGAAAACCACAAAAAAAGTACCCGTACGTGAATTCCTAAAAGGTGTTCCGGCCGATGGTTACATCATTGAAAAGATCCAAATCAAACCGAATATGGTCACATTGACGGGACCAAAGTCAGAATTGGCCAAGGTGGAGGAGGTGCTAACCGCACCCGTTGACGTCACCAACCTATCGAGCTCAAAAAACTTTGAAGTCAAAGTTTCGTCGAAAGACCTAATTAAAACGGAGCTCTCCAGTGACAGCGTGACCGTGAGTCTCATGCTAGGGGAGCAGAAAATTAATAAAAAGTTTAATGCGGTGCCGGTCGTGGTGGTCGGAAGTGAGCAATCGACAAGTGTGACTCCAGCAGTTGTATCCATCATTATCCAGGGGACACCAGGAGTCCTGAGCTTTATTAATAAATCCGAACTCGAAGCCTTCGTGGATGCTCGTGACCTCCCACCTGGCAAAAAGTATAATCGGCCGATCCAGGTGAAGATTCCACCGGACACGGTCTTAATTGAAACCCAACCCCAAGCTGCTGCGGTCGAAGTTTTTAACTATAAGCGACCCAATTGAGCGGAATATTCGGGAGTATCGATGAAAAAGCTATTCGGCACCGACGGCGTTCGTGGCGAAGCCAACGTCTACCCAATCTCACCTGATCTTGTACTCAAACTTGGCCAGGCCATCGGCCTCTACTTCAAGAGCACCCATGCTCATCCACGCATACTCATCGGCAAGGACACACGGCTTAGTGGCTATATGCTCGAGCAGGCCTTAGCCTCGGGCATCTGCAGTGTCGGGGTTGATGCCCAATTTCTTGGGCCGCTCCCC
Above is a genomic segment from Deltaproteobacteria bacterium containing:
- the folP gene encoding dihydropteroate synthase, which gives rise to MAAAAAGAASRKPLLMGVVNITPDSFSDGGRSFAPEKAMSHIERLVKEGADIVDLGAESTRPGATAIDKKEEWSRLEPVLNLLSRESLPVALSIDTRKPEIMMRAADYGVTWFNDVAGLADINDLRKLLRYSGMQYIAMHMPMTPDIMHMHPLGPRAALSAVDSFFAARLSTASDAGFDADCVWLDPGIGFGKTDAANAQLMQKVGDWSNTHQVAVGVSRKSLIGRTLDITTPEDRDAPSKMLEFGLIMLGARLVRTHQVAPLRHLVNLLTEAHHG
- a CDS encoding TIGR00159 family protein gives rise to the protein MVEILDQFGFWAAVDIVIIAFIIYHTLLLIRGTRAAQMLTGILIVVATFLLSSIVPLTTLNWVMNKFYSSFIIIIIILFQDDIRHVLSRMGKKSFIPGSDTLSSSQILDEITRAAAALANKRIGALIVLERNIILSRYVEVGTLLDARVSKELLLSIFHPSSPIHDGAAIVQRGRISAAGCFLPLTRDENLDPNWGTRHRAAIGISQETDAIVVLVSEEGASISLVVEGKVSRKMEPKDLRKSLTDLLADERTGDDLDQEPRNGSGLLRYFKAGGRYR
- the glmM gene encoding phosphoglucosamine mutase (catalyzes the conversion of glucosamine-6-phosphate to glucosamine-1-phosphate), which gives rise to MKKLFGTDGVRGEANVYPISPDLVLKLGQAIGLYFKSTHAHPRILIGKDTRLSGYMLEQALASGICSVGVDAQFLGPLPTPGIAYLTRGLRASAGIVISASHNPYSDNGIKIFSANGYKLPDEVEEKLELMLEDPSLSDNLPTGSGIGRAKRI